In Acropora muricata isolate sample 2 chromosome 11, ASM3666990v1, whole genome shotgun sequence, one DNA window encodes the following:
- the LOC136889852 gene encoding uncharacterized protein, with product MRLLFVAILFAGGVTNALDDSFSITTEEDEPVTFDFLKYNHASVKLAPKVVIVKQPKHGAFATAPDGSLNVQNEMCDAYATYIPNKDFSGEDVFVYSYLYENLTTTSDGALQARIIVRPKPDTIVAKSDEVTMTTEDGRLHIPVLQNDYSKDRSAVCITKDEKRYSEEKQGKFEDIAERLGMTAIMQKPPKAPDCLFDQFDPNLKIWIPGSFCIVEISAGGAAAADYDGDGLIDIYYARMDGPDQLWRNLGNGTYQDYTAEANLSSTAFHRSSAAAWLDIDNDGDLDLYIGTMAESRFYLYINDGMGHYSEDAEERGLALHPQIPPFKTSTMTIAFGDYDRDGWLDIYTTEWLPHLDLSFDYNNHSHSNVKLLRNLGAEGKPGYFEDATERAGLAETTEPSVDADKFGGVDVRYYGVMNTGLLKDIIPGPFKLAALFTDLDGDGYQDLVLNGDFRTSDVYWNNGDGTFTRGTKESNLGTDENGMGSTVADYDMDGRQDWFVGSIYMSKTQMEPFREVYLGGGIIFGHTGNRLFRNEGGRKFSDRTDEVGVRYGNWAWGAAFFDYDNDGDLDLIHTNGFDDPDVTDTDFLHHTPTRLYDNMFFEDDDGSARFVETGFNRGVTDVFDGRGLLVFDYEEDGDLDVFISNSANRPVLYRNDGNNKKDYIRVTVLEASVDRESIGAMVYLYSPRLKREVMREIRTASGFAAQGEFVAHFGLGSETEDTFQIRIYWPVTNNTRIVYNVPRRSSITVRDIWGHRNAIEETKSPSESAPSCTRLLVKEITRAPAHGQVVVGPKHVTYYPDADFAGEDSFNYAVGDGISTAIATVNVKVTKVDKPVPSSEQLAEKFPRLDGVFNNPTHPEWGKPFMPLLRLLRPAYDDGFDAPAGPDRASPRLISNVVCDQRTEVFSEPGLNDFHMHFGQMLAHDTDFATPYANFLTTDNLGIPIPEGDPWFDPHGSGKEIMRFRRSATIQTSGKLHGRPREQVNKVTAFVDLSLVYGSDEGRALALRTMKDGKLKHQTSDVLDFNKNELTNLNLLNGPRDKMLVSGDNRVNVQPGLIALHTLWSREHNKICDELLQRPGYENMDDETLFNHARTLARAKWQKIVWTEFLPTVIGLQEYKNLGEYKGYNSSIHVGIFNEFGTAAFRFGHSQIGNVMPRLDENWTMIGSGHLSLRDAYFNPGRVLHEGGIEPLIRGMMVQRAQKVDLKFSDSVRNFLFGTNTMGLDLVALNIQRGRDHGLPDYNTVREGVGLPKRASFADITPDKSLQEKLQKVYSSVDDIDLWIGGLAEEHVEGGCVGETFARIIALQYRVLRDGDRFWYENKDTNLYYMKDRTNIPTEGTSMVDVLYRNTGIKWKGSPFFVKAM from the exons ATGCGACTCCTATTTGTCGCGATTCTCTTCGCTGGAGGAGTAACAAATG cTTTGGATGACTCTTTTAGCATTACAACAGAAGAAGACGAACCAGTGACATTTGACTTTCTCAAATACAACCACGCCTCCGTCAAACTTGCGCCAAAAGTCGTCATCGTCAAGCAACCGAAACATGGAGCATTCGCTACAGCGCCAGATGGCAGTCTCAATGTTCAAAACGAAATGTGCGATGCTTATGCAACTTACATTCCCAATAAGGACTTCTCAGGCGAAGATGTCTTCGTGTACTCGTACCTTTACGAAAATCTCACGACTACTTCCGACGGGGCACTTCAAGCTCGAATTATTGTGCGACCAAAGCCCGACACTATTGTGGCAAAGTCTGACGAGGTTACCATGACAACGGAGGACGGACGCTTACACATTCCAGTGCTGCAGAACGATTACAGTAAGGATAGGTCCGCAGTGTGTATAACTAAGGATGAGAAGCGATATTCGGAGGAAAAGCAG GGAAAGTTTGAAGACATTGCTGAAAGGCTTGGTATGACAGCCATTATGCAGAAACCACCAAAAGCCCCAGACTGCCTTTTTGACCAGTTTGATCCAAACCTGAAAATCTGGATCCCTGGGTCGTTTTGTATCGTCGAAATCAGCGCCGGTGGTGCAGCAGCCGCTGACTACGATGGTGACGGGCTCATTGATATCTACTACGCGCGCATGGATGGTCCAGATCAGCTATGGCGTAACCTTGGCAACGGCACATACCAGGACTACACGGCCGAAGCTAACCTGAGTTCAACTGCATTCCATCGCTCGTCTGCGGCGGCTTGGCTGGATATCGACAACGATGGCGACCTGGATCTGTATATCGGTACGATGGCTGAAAGCAGGTTCTATCTTTATATAAACGACGGTATGGGTCATTACTCAGAGGACGCTGAGGAGAGAGGCCTCGCTTTGCACCCTCAAATACCTCCCTTCAAAACGAGCACCATGACCATCGCTTTTGGAGACTACGACAGAGATGGCTGGCTAGACATTTACACGACCGAGTGGTTACCGCATCTTGACCTTAGTTTTGACTACAACAATCATTCGCACTCGAACGTCAAGTTGCTTAGAAACCTCGGCGCGGAAGGCAAACCGGGATACTTTGAAGACGCGACAGAACGAGCGGGATTGGCCGAGACAACGGAACCGAGTGTAGATGCGGACAAGTTTGGAGGCGTGGATGTCCGTTACTATGGAGTTATGAACACAGGCTTACTAAAGGACATCATTCCAGGGCCTTTCAAGTTGGCCGCCCTGTTCACTGATCTAGACGGCGATG GCTACCAAGACCTTGTGCTAAACGGGGATTTTCGAACAAGTGATGTCTACTGGAACAATGGTGACGGAACATTCACGAGGGGGACTAAGGAGAGTAATTTGGGAACGGACGAGAATGGCATGGGTTCCACGGTGGCGGACTATGATATGGACGGCCGTCAAGACTGGTTCGTTGGCAGTATCTACATGTCCAAGACACAGATGGAACCTTTCAGGGAGGTGTACCTTGGCGGAGGGATAATATTTGGACACACTGGAAACAGGCTTTTCAG GAACGAAGGTGGTCGCAAGTTTTCCGACCGCACAGACGAGGTCGGGGTTCGCTACGGAAACTGGGCCTGGGGCGCGGCCTTCTTTGACTACGACAACGATGGTGACCTGGACCTGATTCACACAAATGGTTTTGATGACCCGGATGTAACTGACACAGACTTCCTCCACCACACTCCGACGCGTCTCTATGACAACATGTTCTTCGAAGACGACGACGGGTCTGCTCGTTTTGTGGAAACAGGTTTTAATCGAGGCGTGACTGATGTTTTTGACGGCCGAGGTCTTCTTGTTTTTGACTACGAAGAAGACGGTGACTTGGACGTATTCATCTCAAACAGTGCAAACCGTCCGGTCTTATATCGCAACGATGGAAATAATAAGAAAGATTACATTCGAGTCACTGTTCTTGAGGCCAGTGTTGATAGAGAAAGCATCGGCGCGATGGTTTATCTGTATTCACCGAGGCTGAAGAGAGAGGTCATGCGCGAAATCCGAACTGCATCCGGATTTGCAGCTCAGGGCGAATTTGTTGCACACTTCGGGTTGGGTTCGGAAACCGAAGATACCTTCCAAATCCGCATCTACTGGCCAGTCACAAACAACACTCGTATTGTTTATAACGTTCCTCGTCGATCGTCGATCACTGTTCGGGATATCTGGGGGCATCGCAATGCCATCGAAGAAACGAAGAGTCCGAGTGAGTCAGCACCAAGCTGCACTCGGCTACTAGTGAAGGAGATTACCCGCGCACCAGCGCATGGGCAAGTGGTGGTGGGACCCAAACACGTGACGTATTATCCTGACGCAGATTTTGCTGGAGAAGATAGCTTTAATTATGCTGTGGGCGACGGCATAAGCACCGCTATAGCTACAGTCAACGTGAAG GTCACTAAAGTGGATAAACCAGTTCCGTCTTCGGAGCAATTAGCAGAGAAGTTCCCTCGTTTGGATGGAGTCTTCAACAACCCCACCCACCCTGAGTGGGGAAAACCATTCATGCCACTACTGCGCCTGCTCCGTCCAGCTTACGATGATGGCTTTGATGCGCCCGCAGGCCCCGACAGAGCTAGCCCACGACTTATTTCTAACGTTGTCTGTGACCAGCGGACTGAAGTCTTCAGTGAGCCCGGTTTGAATGACTTCCACATGCATTTTGGACAGATGTTGGCTCACGATACCGACTTTGCTACACCGTATGCAAATTTCCTGACCACCGACAACTTAGGGATTCCCATTCCCGAGGGCGACCCGTGGTTTGACCCGCACGGCTCAGGCAAGGAGATAATGCGATTCAGACGATCTGCGACAATACAAACCAGTGGTAAACTCCATGGCAGACCAAGAGAACAG gTGAACAAGGTCACAGCTTTTGTCGATCTTTCTCTGGTGTATGGCAGTGATGAAGGCAGGGCTCTGGCTTTGCGTACAATGAAGGACGGTAAGCTGAAACATCAAACTTCCGACGTCCTTGACTTCAACAAAAACGAACTCACCAATCTCAACTTGTTGAATGGACCACGTGACAAAATGCTCGTGTCGGGTGACAATCGAGTGAACGTGCAGCCAGGCCTCATCGCTTTACACACGCTGTGGTCACGTGAACACAATAAAATCTGCGACGAGCTTCTCCAGCGGCCTGGATACGAAAATATGGACGATGAAACCCTGTTCAATCATGCCCGCACTTTGGCCCGCGCAAAATGGCAAAAGATTGTCTGGACGGAGTTCCTTCCAACGGTCATCGGGCTTCAAGAGTACAAGAACCTTGGAGAGTACAAGGGTTATAACTCGTCAATCCATGTGGGCATATTCAACGAGTTTGGCACCGCAGCTTTTAGATTTGGTCACAGTCAAATTGGTAACGTAATGCCACGATTGGACGAGAATTGGACAATGATTGGCAGCGGTCATTTATCTCTACGCGACGCTTACTTCAACCCAGGACGCGTGCTGCACGAGGGTGGCATCGAGCCGCTGATCCGAGGAATGATGGTGCAGAGGGCTCAGAAAGTTGATCTCAAGTTTTCGGATTCCGTGCGCAACTTTCTTTTTGGAACCAATACAATGGGCCTTGATCTGGTGGCTCTTAATATTCAGAGGGGCCGAGATCACGGCCTGCCTGACTACAACACAGTTCGAGAAGGCGTCGGGTTGCCAAAGCGTGCTTCGTTTGCAGATATAACCCCTGACAAGTCCTTGCAAGAGAAACTACAAAAGGTGTACTCCAGCGTAGACGATATTGATTTATGGATCGGGGGACTAGCAGAGGAGCACGTCGAGGGAGGGTGTGTAGGGGAAACTTTTGCCCGCATCATCGCTCTTCAATATCGGGTGTTGCGTGACGGCGATCGATTCTGGTATGAAAACAAAGACACTAACCTGTACTATATGAAAGACAGGACCAATATACCGACAGAAGGCACCAGCATGGTGGATGTGTTGTACAGAAACACAGGAATAAAATGGAAAGGATCACCATTTTTCGTAAAAGCCATGTAA